From the Coprobacter tertius genome, one window contains:
- a CDS encoding HEPN domain-containing protein yields MKTSTSRLPEYARKDLQQIVSLVLENLPRCEMIILYGSYARGTYVEYDERDEFGILTSFMSDYDILVVTSKSDVKEAGQILDAVDQMYYKRPDHQVPIQFINDDIEKLNSDLSEGRYFYTDVKKEGIMLYDSGNYKLERARKLDFEEIRQQAQEYFNEKYEEALFFLEDVEVNYNKRRYKRASFYLHQACENLFYTLRLVHTLKNSKQHNLSKLLGATHKYSDELRKIFPRNTKEEKRLFELLRLAYVEARYNPKFVVTKEDIDAILPKVERLRDVVSEVCKSQIETYRENEK; encoded by the coding sequence ATGAAAACCTCGACTTCCCGTCTGCCTGAATATGCCCGTAAGGATCTACAGCAAATCGTTTCGCTGGTGTTAGAAAATCTTCCCCGGTGTGAAATGATCATCCTGTACGGAAGCTACGCCAGAGGAACTTATGTAGAATATGACGAAAGGGACGAGTTCGGCATCCTCACCTCATTTATGAGTGACTATGACATACTGGTGGTAACCAGCAAAAGCGATGTGAAAGAAGCGGGGCAGATACTCGATGCGGTAGATCAGATGTATTATAAACGTCCCGATCACCAAGTCCCTATACAATTTATTAATGACGATATAGAGAAGCTGAACTCCGACCTGTCGGAGGGTCGCTACTTCTATACCGATGTAAAGAAAGAGGGAATTATGTTATACGATAGCGGAAACTACAAACTGGAACGTGCCCGGAAACTCGACTTTGAGGAAATCCGGCAACAGGCGCAGGAGTATTTTAACGAAAAATATGAAGAAGCTCTATTTTTTTTAGAAGATGTTGAGGTAAATTACAATAAGAGAAGATATAAAAGAGCCTCCTTTTATTTACATCAAGCCTGTGAAAACCTGTTTTATACATTACGATTAGTCCATACCCTAAAAAACAGCAAACAGCACAATCTGTCTAAACTGTTAGGTGCGACACATAAATACTCCGACGAACTGCGAAAAATCTTTCCCCGGAACACCAAGGAAGAAAAACGGCTGTTCGAGCTGTTACGGCTCGCCTATGTCGAAGCCCGATACAATCCTAAATTCGTAGTGACAAAAGAAGATATCGATGCCATACTCCCCAAAGTGGAAAGATTGCGGGATGTGGTATCGGAAGTCTGCAAATCGCAAATAGAAACATACCGGGAAAACGAAAAATAA